One genomic window of Malaciobacter molluscorum LMG 25693 includes the following:
- a CDS encoding lysophospholipid acyltransferase family protein: MKKRIKTFVAIKLIPFIMQLIVRFIYLTNKKVYHHAKIDPKEPIIVAFWHGELLMQPFNYQKLRPNSLVKAIISQHKDGEAITRTVEYLGIGSIRGSSSKGGAKALISTIKELKAKNDVAITPDGPRGPRFSVADGIVAIAKKSNCKIAVFNCKPTKYWQMKSWDKFVVPKPFGTLEFFIQEPFDVKDLELEEAKALIREKMLINAIN, encoded by the coding sequence ATGAAAAAAAGAATTAAAACTTTTGTTGCAATTAAATTAATTCCTTTTATTATGCAATTAATTGTTAGATTTATTTATTTAACAAATAAAAAAGTTTATCATCATGCAAAAATTGATCCCAAAGAGCCAATAATTGTGGCTTTTTGGCATGGTGAATTATTAATGCAACCTTTTAACTATCAAAAACTAAGACCAAATTCTTTGGTAAAAGCAATAATTAGCCAACATAAAGATGGAGAGGCAATTACAAGGACCGTTGAATATTTAGGTATAGGTTCTATTAGAGGTTCATCTTCAAAAGGTGGTGCTAAAGCATTAATTAGTACAATTAAAGAGTTGAAAGCAAAAAATGATGTTGCTATTACGCCAGATGGTCCTAGAGGTCCAAGATTTTCAGTTGCAGATGGAATTGTAGCAATTGCTAAAAAAAGCAATTGTAAAATTGCAGTATTTAATTGTAAACCAACAAAATATTGGCAAATGAAATCATGGGATAAATTTGTTGTACCAAAGCCTTTTGGAACTTTAGAGTTTTTTATTCAAGAGCCATTTGATGTAAAAGACTTAGAATTGGAAGAAGCAAAAGCATTAATTAGAGAAAAAATGCTAATTAACGCTATAAATTAG
- the miaB gene encoding tRNA (N6-isopentenyl adenosine(37)-C2)-methylthiotransferase MiaB, with protein sequence MSKEESKKLFIQTLGCQMNDTDSQHIAAELKKYKDYDTTDNMEDADLIIINTCSVREKPVQKLFSEIGQFNIKKKDGAKIGVCGCTASHLGKDIIKRAPYVDFVVGARNISKIKDVVDIKGAVEISIDNDESTYEFAPAKTNKYRASVNISIGCDKKCTYCIVPNTRGEEISIPPEMIVEQVKKAVEDGAVEVMLLGQNVNSYGRRFSDKRPKYTFTKLLQDVSKIQGLERIRFTSPHPLHMDDEFIEEFAKNPKISKCIHMPLQSGSTEILRAMKRGYTKEWFLNRAKKLRDLVPNLRITTDIIVAFPGESQEDFEDTLDVVNQVKFDQIFNFKYSPRPETEALNLKDLEIDDEIGSARLTELIELHKRYLEECMPELIGSTVNILVESLKPNGEVSGYTDNYLQVFAKGSDDVLGKFVNVKITDVTRTALKGEIIE encoded by the coding sequence ATGAGTAAAGAAGAATCTAAAAAATTATTTATTCAAACACTTGGCTGTCAGATGAACGATACTGACAGTCAACATATAGCAGCAGAACTAAAAAAATACAAAGATTATGATACTACTGATAATATGGAAGATGCAGATTTAATTATTATTAATACATGTTCTGTAAGAGAAAAGCCTGTTCAAAAACTATTTTCAGAAATAGGGCAATTTAATATTAAGAAAAAAGATGGCGCAAAAATTGGAGTATGTGGTTGTACTGCAAGTCATTTAGGAAAAGATATTATAAAAAGAGCTCCTTATGTTGATTTTGTTGTTGGGGCTAGAAATATCTCTAAAATAAAAGATGTAGTAGATATTAAAGGTGCAGTTGAAATATCAATTGATAATGATGAATCAACTTATGAATTTGCACCAGCAAAAACAAATAAATATAGAGCAAGTGTAAATATCTCTATTGGTTGTGATAAAAAATGTACATACTGCATTGTTCCAAATACTAGAGGAGAAGAGATCTCTATTCCTCCTGAAATGATTGTAGAACAAGTAAAAAAAGCAGTTGAAGATGGTGCGGTTGAAGTTATGCTTTTAGGACAAAATGTAAATTCTTATGGAAGAAGATTTAGTGATAAAAGACCAAAATATACATTTACTAAACTTTTACAAGATGTTTCAAAAATCCAAGGATTAGAAAGAATTAGATTTACTTCTCCTCATCCTTTACATATGGATGATGAATTTATTGAAGAATTTGCTAAAAATCCTAAAATTTCAAAATGCATCCATATGCCCTTACAAAGTGGTTCAACTGAGATTTTAAGAGCCATGAAAAGAGGATATACTAAAGAGTGGTTTTTAAATAGAGCTAAAAAATTAAGAGATTTAGTACCTAATTTAAGAATAACTACTGATATTATTGTAGCTTTTCCTGGTGAATCACAAGAAGATTTTGAAGATACATTAGATGTTGTAAATCAAGTTAAGTTTGATCAAATTTTTAACTTTAAATATTCTCCAAGACCAGAGACTGAAGCTTTAAATTTAAAAGATTTAGAAATAGACGATGAAATAGGAAGTGCAAGACTTACAGAGTTAATTGAACTTCATAAAAGATATTTAGAAGAGTGTATGCCAGAATTAATAGGAAGCACTGTAAATATATTAGTTGAAAGTTTAAAACCAAATGGAGAAGTGTCAGGTTATACTGATAACTACTTACAAGTATTTGCAAAAGGAAGTGATGATGTTCTTGGAAAATTTGTAAATGTAAAAATTACAGATGTTACTAGAACTGCATTAAAAGGTGAGATAATAGAGTAA